Proteins encoded together in one Xenopus laevis strain J_2021 chromosome 6L, Xenopus_laevis_v10.1, whole genome shotgun sequence window:
- the ramp3.L gene encoding receptor activity-modifying protein 3 isoform X1, translating to MNTEKQGQTRSNTLGAVISYLSPMGWSYFITGVQQPQRQKCNETVMLQNFPVCRKGFEENMQKVDPNQWCNLTEFIMYYESFSKCTEGKALGNGCFWPNSLAEEFITGIHKHFFSNCTSDKVTWEDPPDAILTSLILIPVCLMAAMIFLVVWFSKRGDVFG from the exons ATGAATACAGAGAAACAAGGACAAACAAGATCTAACACTTTGGGGGCAGTTATATCATATTTAAGCCCGATGGGCTGGAGCTATTTTATTACAG GTGTGCAACAGCCACAGAGACAAAAGTGCAATGAAACAGTTATGTTGCAAAATTTCCCAGTATGCCGGAAaggttttgaagaaaacatgcaGAAAGTAGATCCTAACCAGTGGTGTAACCTGACAGAATTCATTAT gtattaTGAAAGTTTTTCTAAATGCACTGAAGGGAAAGCTCTAGGTAATGGTTGCTTTTGGCCCAACAGCTTGGCAGAAGAATTTATTACGGGGatccacaaacattttttttcaaactgtacTTCAGATAAAGTGACGTGGGAAGATCCACCTGACGCAATACTTACGAGTCTTATTCTGATTCCTGTATGTCTGATGGCAGCTATGATCTTCCTGGTAGTTTGGTTTAGTAAGAGAGGTGATGTATTTGGATAA